A single region of the Acidobacteriota bacterium genome encodes:
- a CDS encoding pyridoxal-phosphate dependent enzyme — protein sequence MKPLHIETPLFESRPLSIHAGRSVWLKLDALQPPGSFKIRGIGHACQEYVRRGAGRLISSSGGNAGIAVAYAGRHLSVPVLIVVPETTSELARGLIRREGAEVVVHGDSWQEANELAESTVEESDILVHPFDDPLVWQGHSTLIDEVAGTGVKPGALVVSVGGGGLLCGLVEGMRRNGWSDVPVIAVETEGADSLAQSVQAGHRVELPAITSLAITLGAKKICQRAFDCTRDHPLQSVVVSDRAAVSACQRFLADHRVVVEPACGASLAAVYDGAPELDDFESVLVVVCGGATTTLEQLEEWADGGA from the coding sequence ATGAAGCCGCTGCACATCGAGACGCCGCTCTTCGAATCGCGGCCGCTGTCCATCCACGCCGGCCGGAGCGTCTGGCTGAAGCTCGACGCTCTGCAGCCGCCCGGCTCGTTCAAGATCCGCGGCATCGGCCACGCCTGCCAGGAGTACGTCCGGCGAGGCGCCGGGCGCCTGATCTCCTCATCCGGCGGCAACGCGGGGATCGCGGTCGCCTACGCCGGGCGACATCTCTCGGTGCCCGTCCTCATCGTGGTGCCAGAGACCACATCCGAGCTGGCCAGGGGCCTGATCCGGCGCGAAGGCGCCGAAGTCGTCGTCCACGGCGATTCCTGGCAGGAGGCGAATGAACTGGCCGAGTCGACGGTCGAGGAGTCGGACATCCTGGTTCATCCGTTCGACGACCCGCTCGTCTGGCAGGGCCACTCCACACTGATCGACGAGGTCGCGGGAACGGGGGTCAAGCCCGGTGCCCTGGTCGTCTCCGTCGGAGGCGGCGGGTTGCTGTGCGGCCTCGTCGAGGGGATGAGACGGAACGGCTGGTCCGACGTCCCGGTGATTGCCGTCGAAACGGAAGGCGCCGACTCCCTGGCTCAGTCGGTGCAAGCGGGCCACCGGGTCGAGCTTCCCGCCATCACCAGCCTCGCCATCACGCTGGGGGCGAAGAAGATCTGCCAACGGGCCTTCGACTGCACGCGGGACCATCCCCTTCAGAGCGTCGTGGTGTCGGATCGGGCCGCCGTATCCGCCTGTCAGCGATTCCTCGCCGACCACCGGGTCGTCGTCGAGCCGGCGTGCGGCGCATCGCTCGCCGCGGTGTACGACGGCGCTCCGGAGCTTGACGACTTCGAGTCGGTCCTCGTCGTCGTCTGCGGCGGCGCGACGACGACTCTCGAACAGTTGGAAGAATGGGCGGATGGCGGTGCGTAA
- a CDS encoding aminotransferase class III-fold pyridoxal phosphate-dependent enzyme produces MSTYRLMPPRYPQYFERAEGCRLWDVDGNEYIDFMCSYGPMIAGYGNPRIRAAADAQRDRLDIANAPPPLIIELAERLVGQVSHAGWAIFAKNGNDATTVCNMVARARSKKRKILVAEGAYHGAAPWANRMSRGTPAEDHVHFPTYRYNEVESLNAAARAVAGDLAGIVVSAFKHDAGQDQELPDLAFARRAREICDAEGAALILDDVRAGLRLSLDASWSELGVQPDLSAWGKAIGNGEPVAAILGNEAYREAATRIFVTGSFWYQAAPFAAAIETLDLLAEVDAPAVVERLGQQFRDGLDEQARRYGHAIRQTGPPQMPTVLFEDDDRREKGFAFCSHALDHGVFLHPWHNMFLSAAHTESDIEQALAGTARAFQALG; encoded by the coding sequence ATGTCCACATACCGGCTCATGCCGCCGCGGTACCCGCAGTACTTCGAGCGGGCCGAAGGTTGCCGGCTCTGGGACGTCGACGGCAACGAGTACATCGACTTCATGTGCTCATACGGTCCGATGATCGCCGGATACGGCAATCCGCGCATTCGCGCCGCCGCGGACGCGCAGCGCGACCGGCTGGACATCGCGAATGCGCCTCCGCCCCTCATCATCGAGCTTGCCGAGCGCCTGGTGGGGCAAGTCAGCCACGCCGGGTGGGCCATCTTCGCGAAGAACGGCAACGACGCGACGACCGTCTGCAACATGGTGGCTCGCGCTCGGAGTAAGAAGCGAAAGATCCTCGTGGCCGAGGGCGCGTACCACGGCGCGGCGCCCTGGGCGAACCGGATGTCGAGGGGCACACCCGCGGAGGATCACGTCCACTTCCCGACGTACCGCTACAACGAGGTTGAGAGCCTGAACGCCGCCGCCCGGGCGGTGGCCGGCGACCTCGCCGGCATCGTCGTCTCCGCGTTCAAGCACGACGCCGGCCAGGACCAGGAGCTGCCCGACCTCGCCTTCGCGCGCCGCGCCCGCGAGATCTGTGACGCCGAGGGGGCGGCTCTCATCCTGGACGACGTGCGGGCCGGGCTGCGCCTCTCGCTCGACGCCAGTTGGTCCGAACTGGGCGTCCAACCCGACCTGTCGGCGTGGGGCAAGGCGATCGGCAACGGCGAACCGGTGGCGGCCATTCTCGGCAACGAGGCGTATCGCGAGGCCGCGACGCGCATCTTCGTCACCGGCTCGTTCTGGTACCAGGCAGCGCCCTTCGCGGCGGCGATCGAGACGCTCGACCTTCTGGCCGAAGTCGACGCGCCGGCCGTCGTGGAGCGGTTGGGGCAGCAGTTTCGGGACGGCCTGGACGAACAGGCTCGTCGCTACGGCCACGCGATCCGCCAGACCGGACCACCCCAGATGCCGACCGTCCTCTTCGAGGACGACGACAGGAGAGAGAAGGGTTTCGCGTTCTGCAGCCACGCCCTCGACCACGGTGTGTTCCTGCACCCCTGGCACAACATGTTCCTGTCCGCCGCACACACGGAATCCGACATCGAGCAGGCGCTCGCCGGAACCGCGAGGGCGTTTCAGGCGCTCGGCTGA
- a CDS encoding aspartate aminotransferase family protein gives MKSTPHRRSTDRYLGEDSASRFLYERALEVMPGGNSRHTLVMDPYPIYAASGRGCMVTDVEGEERIDFVNNYTSLILGHSHPGVTEAVARVIGNGTAFSLPTEADIRLAELLIDRIPYIDQVRFANSGSEGVLLAVRAARAATGRSKIAKFEGCYHGIYDYAQASDSSRPRNWGDSERPATTLEPSMAKSLETEVVTLPLNDIAVCSALIDEHRDDLAAVLFDPLPAALGLIPPDVEFVSALRAKTRECGALLIADEVLSFRIDYRGACHRLGVEPDLVSLGKIIGGGFPVGAVAGKAEVMKVFDHRDGELVHHGGTYNGNPVTMVAGYETMRRLTPEVFDELERLGDRARSGLGEVLGRHGIEAVATGRGSLFATVPGDEPPRDFRAVFTARSAAPQLQRIAREMFNRGVLMGARGLFGALSTPMGDAEIDRFLEAADGAAEYVLAA, from the coding sequence GTGAAGTCCACGCCTCACCGCCGCAGCACCGACCGCTACCTCGGTGAGGACTCGGCCTCCCGGTTTCTCTACGAACGGGCCCTGGAGGTCATGCCGGGCGGCAACAGCCGCCACACCCTGGTCATGGACCCTTACCCGATCTACGCGGCCTCGGGCCGGGGCTGCATGGTCACCGACGTCGAGGGCGAGGAGCGGATCGACTTCGTCAACAACTACACGTCGCTGATCCTCGGGCATTCCCATCCCGGGGTGACGGAGGCGGTCGCACGGGTGATCGGAAACGGGACGGCCTTCTCGCTTCCGACCGAGGCCGATATCCGCCTCGCCGAGCTGCTCATCGATCGGATTCCGTACATCGATCAGGTGCGGTTCGCGAACTCCGGTAGCGAGGGTGTGTTGCTGGCCGTTCGCGCGGCGCGCGCGGCGACGGGCCGCAGCAAGATCGCGAAGTTCGAGGGCTGCTACCACGGTATCTACGACTATGCGCAGGCCAGCGACAGTTCGCGCCCCAGGAACTGGGGCGACTCGGAACGGCCGGCGACGACGCTCGAGCCGAGCATGGCGAAGAGCCTCGAGACGGAAGTCGTCACGTTGCCGCTCAACGACATTGCGGTTTGCAGCGCCCTGATCGACGAGCACCGCGACGATCTGGCCGCCGTGCTCTTCGATCCCCTGCCCGCCGCTCTCGGGCTGATCCCGCCCGATGTCGAGTTCGTGTCGGCACTGCGCGCGAAGACGAGGGAGTGCGGCGCCCTGCTGATCGCGGACGAGGTGCTGTCGTTCCGGATCGACTATCGCGGAGCGTGCCACCGGCTCGGCGTGGAGCCGGATCTCGTGTCGCTCGGAAAGATCATCGGCGGCGGCTTCCCGGTCGGCGCGGTGGCCGGCAAGGCCGAGGTGATGAAGGTCTTCGATCACCGCGACGGGGAGCTCGTCCACCACGGCGGCACCTACAACGGCAACCCGGTGACGATGGTGGCAGGCTACGAAACGATGAGGCGCCTCACGCCCGAGGTGTTTGACGAGCTCGAGAGGCTCGGCGACCGTGCCCGCAGCGGGCTCGGGGAAGTCCTCGGGAGACACGGCATCGAAGCCGTGGCCACGGGCCGCGGTTCACTGTTCGCCACCGTGCCGGGGGACGAGCCGCCCAGGGACTTCCGGGCGGTCTTCACCGCGCGCTCCGCGGCGCCGCAACTCCAGCGGATCGCCCGGGAGATGTTCAACCGGGGAGTTCTGATGGGTGCCCGCGGCCTCTTCGGCGCTCTCTCGACTCCGATGGGAGACGCGGAGATCGACCGGTTCCTGGAGGCAGCGGACGGAGCTGCCGAGTACGTGCTCGCCGCCTGA
- a CDS encoding serine hydrolase: MAVRNVAGGVLVLAVACADPAEQPAGVEAGADNPAIDTIFAAWDKPDSPGCALAVARDGEFVYTRGYGYANLDYDIPVTPQTVFDVASVTKQFVAAVANLLALDGTVSLDDGVREWLPELPKYASPVTLRHLIHHTGGLRDYLNLFPLAGAGDYYSVSREQLLAMMSRQRAPVFAPGERYEYSNTGYMLLAHALERAAGKSVGELARERIFEPLGMDGSLMYENRERIIPRRATGYHRDDDGNLRIVHNYNFEIAGDGQLYTTVEDLLRWDDYLHGADKPAIHESMLTEGTLNDGDAIRYAHGITPGEYRGLRTVGHSGHSWGFLTELRRYVEPGLSIAVSCNAEYGDPGELARRVADHYLADQLGPEESDDEEDDTDKEDEDSPAVPSLSPAELARFAGSFFSSELDATYRFAVADGGLVVRVEQQPALEVKPVAEDEFRVEFESRGWAASPARLEFERAASGAVTGFSLSSSSERGLVFEKLQALEVR, translated from the coding sequence ATGGCGGTGCGTAATGTAGCGGGTGGAGTCCTCGTGCTCGCCGTCGCCTGCGCCGACCCCGCGGAGCAGCCTGCCGGCGTGGAGGCGGGCGCCGACAATCCAGCCATCGACACGATCTTCGCCGCGTGGGACAAGCCCGATTCACCGGGATGCGCGCTCGCCGTGGCGCGGGACGGCGAGTTCGTCTACACGCGCGGCTACGGCTACGCCAACCTGGACTACGACATTCCGGTCACACCGCAGACAGTCTTCGACGTCGCCTCGGTGACCAAGCAGTTCGTCGCAGCCGTCGCCAACCTGCTGGCTCTGGACGGAACGGTCTCGCTCGACGACGGGGTCCGCGAGTGGCTTCCAGAGCTGCCCAAGTACGCGTCGCCGGTCACGCTCCGGCACCTGATCCACCACACGGGCGGCCTGCGCGACTATCTGAACCTATTCCCGCTCGCCGGCGCCGGCGACTACTACTCGGTATCCCGCGAGCAGCTCCTGGCGATGATGTCGCGGCAGCGTGCTCCAGTGTTCGCGCCCGGCGAGCGCTACGAGTACAGCAACACCGGCTACATGCTGCTGGCCCACGCGCTCGAGCGCGCCGCCGGCAAGTCGGTGGGCGAACTGGCCCGCGAGCGGATCTTCGAGCCGCTCGGAATGGACGGCAGCCTGATGTACGAGAACCGCGAGCGGATCATCCCCCGGCGCGCCACCGGCTACCACCGCGACGACGATGGCAACCTGCGGATCGTGCACAACTACAACTTCGAGATCGCCGGCGACGGGCAGCTCTACACGACGGTGGAGGACCTGCTGCGCTGGGACGACTACCTGCACGGCGCCGACAAGCCCGCGATCCATGAGTCGATGCTGACCGAGGGGACGCTCAACGACGGAGACGCGATCCGCTACGCCCACGGCATCACTCCAGGCGAGTACCGCGGCCTGCGCACCGTGGGGCACAGCGGACACTCCTGGGGGTTCCTGACGGAGCTCAGGCGTTACGTGGAACCCGGCCTCTCGATCGCCGTCTCCTGCAACGCCGAGTACGGAGATCCCGGGGAGCTGGCGCGGCGGGTCGCCGATCACTACCTGGCGGATCAGCTCGGGCCCGAAGAGAGCGACGACGAGGAGGACGACACCGACAAGGAGGACGAGGACTCGCCTGCCGTTCCATCCCTGTCCCCCGCTGAGTTGGCACGGTTCGCGGGCAGCTTCTTCTCCTCCGAGCTGGACGCCACCTACCGGTTCGCTGTCGCGGACGGCGGCCTCGTGGTGCGCGTCGAGCAGCAACCCGCACTCGAGGTCAAGCCAGTTGCCGAGGACGAGTTCAGGGTCGAGTTCGAGAGCCGGGGGTGGGCGGCGTCACCGGCGCGACTGGAGTTCGAGCGGGCCGCTTCCGGCGCGGTCACCGGGTTCAGCCTGAGTTCGAGCTCGGAGCGGGGCCTAGTGTTCGAGAAGCTGCAAGCGCTGGAGGTTCGGTGA
- a CDS encoding D-aminoacylase, with protein sequence MRTGRRTQCTALLLGGSLALAACAPGDSTPTTVVIVNARVIDGSGDQSRDANVRIEGDRIVAVGDFEPSAGDTVVDANGLVLAPGFIDVHSHHDSKLFELPEALAAVNQGITTIVAGQDGGHQYPLGEFFAQLDGSPVAVNVASYAGFGTLREEVMGEDYQRHATPEEIAEMTDLLRGELDAGAMGLSSGLEYDPGSFSSTEEVVELARVAAAHGGTYISHIRSEDRYFWEAIEEIIRIGREADLPVQVTHMKLAMNNWWGQAERLLTRLDEARASGVEITADIYPYRAWATSFTWLTTVFPDRDLDRRDGAEYILRDLLSPDDVLLPDFLPEPAYSGLTLAEIAEVRGTDVESTLMDLLKADTEMGSASLMIGFAMDEPDIEAIMAWPHTVICSDGGLDGSHPRGFGAFTRFLGHYVRDRNVVSLEEGIRKMTSLSAQHLGITERGAIQEGYYADLVLFDPETVTDRSTYEAPHVRSVGIDKVWVNGKLVFDGGETTGNRPGRPIRRETS encoded by the coding sequence GTGAGGACGGGCCGGCGCACCCAGTGTACGGCGCTCCTGCTGGGCGGCAGCCTCGCATTGGCCGCCTGCGCCCCCGGCGACTCGACACCCACCACCGTGGTCATCGTCAACGCCCGCGTCATCGACGGCAGCGGGGATCAGTCCCGGGACGCGAACGTCCGCATCGAAGGCGACCGCATCGTCGCCGTCGGCGACTTCGAGCCGTCCGCCGGGGACACCGTCGTCGACGCGAACGGCCTGGTCCTGGCGCCCGGGTTCATCGACGTCCACAGTCACCACGACTCCAAGCTGTTCGAGTTGCCGGAGGCTCTGGCGGCGGTCAACCAGGGCATTACGACGATCGTGGCAGGGCAGGACGGAGGTCACCAGTACCCTCTCGGCGAGTTCTTCGCCCAACTCGACGGTTCGCCCGTCGCCGTCAACGTCGCGTCCTACGCCGGGTTCGGGACGCTGCGAGAGGAGGTCATGGGCGAGGACTACCAGCGGCACGCGACACCGGAAGAGATCGCCGAGATGACGGATCTGCTGCGCGGCGAACTGGACGCCGGCGCAATGGGACTTTCCTCCGGGCTGGAGTACGACCCCGGGTCCTTTTCGTCGACCGAGGAGGTGGTGGAACTCGCCCGCGTGGCGGCCGCCCACGGTGGCACTTACATCAGCCACATCCGCAGCGAGGACCGCTACTTCTGGGAAGCCATCGAGGAGATCATCCGGATCGGCCGGGAAGCCGACCTGCCCGTCCAGGTGACCCACATGAAGCTCGCCATGAACAACTGGTGGGGTCAGGCCGAGCGGCTCCTCACCAGACTGGACGAGGCCCGCGCCTCAGGCGTCGAGATCACGGCCGACATCTACCCCTACCGGGCCTGGGCCACGTCCTTCACCTGGCTCACGACCGTGTTCCCGGATCGGGATCTCGACCGGCGGGACGGCGCGGAGTACATCCTTCGCGACCTGCTATCGCCCGACGATGTCCTCCTCCCCGACTTCCTGCCGGAACCGGCGTACAGCGGCCTGACGCTGGCCGAGATCGCCGAAGTCCGCGGCACCGACGTGGAGTCGACCCTGATGGACCTGCTCAAGGCCGACACCGAGATGGGCAGCGCATCCCTGATGATTGGTTTCGCCATGGACGAACCCGACATCGAGGCCATCATGGCCTGGCCGCACACCGTCATCTGCAGCGACGGCGGCCTGGACGGTTCCCATCCTCGCGGCTTCGGCGCCTTCACCCGCTTCCTCGGCCATTACGTTCGCGACCGCAACGTGGTCAGCCTCGAGGAGGGCATCCGGAAGATGACCTCCCTCTCCGCCCAACACCTGGGCATCACCGAACGCGGCGCGATCCAGGAGGGGTACTACGCCGACCTGGTGCTGTTCGACCCCGAGACGGTCACTGACCGTTCGACCTACGAGGCTCCGCATGTACGCTCCGTCGGGATCGACAAGGTCTGGGTCAACGGCAAACTCGTGTTCGACGGCGGCGAGACCACGGGCAACCGACCCGGCAGACCGATCCGAAGGGAGACAAGTTGA
- the katG gene encoding catalase/peroxidase HPI has product MDDTTSAGKCPVLAGADRHSAMGTIANKRWWPNQLNLKVLHQNSSLSDPMGEDFNYAEEFAKVDLDELKQDIEEVMTTSQEWWPADYGHYGPLFIRMAWHSAGTYRIGDGRGGGASGTLRFAPLNSWPDNVSLDKARRLLWPVKQKYGRKLSWADLMIFTGNCALESMGFRTLGFAGGREDVWEPEEDIYWGSETTWLGDERYTGDRELENPLGAVQMGLIYVNPEGPNATPDPVAAARDIRETFRRMAMNDEETVALIAGGHTFGKAHGAADAGRYVGIEPEGAGLEEQGLGWRNTFGSGKGGDTITSGLEGAWTTAPAEWDNNFFENLFRYDWELMKGPGGAYQWTPKDDAAAGTVPDAHDVSKRHAPMMLTTDLSLKVDPIYEPIARRFYENPAEFADAFAKAWYKLTHRDMGPRSRCVGSWVPAEPQLWQDPVPDVDHDLIDGQDVAALKARLLASGLSISQLVSTAWASAATFRGTDKRGGANGARIRLTPQKDWGVNDPEQLGEVLRTLEAIQADFNDSQSGGKRVSLADLIVLGGCAAIEQAASNAGHEIEVSFSPGRTDALQEQTDVESFAVLEPTADGFRNYMANGHQRPAEALLVDRAQMLTLTAPEMTVLVGGLRVLDANAGRSEHGVFTERPGALTNDFFVNLLDMGIMWEQCSWHESVFEGRDRETKEARWTGTPVDLVFGSNSQLRAIAEVYACDDSQEMFVRDFVAAWNKVMNLDRFDLA; this is encoded by the coding sequence ATGGACGACACAACGAGCGCAGGCAAGTGCCCGGTTCTGGCCGGAGCGGACAGACACTCGGCGATGGGAACGATCGCGAACAAGCGCTGGTGGCCGAACCAGTTGAACCTGAAGGTCCTCCACCAGAACTCCTCGCTCTCGGATCCGATGGGCGAGGACTTCAACTATGCCGAGGAGTTCGCGAAGGTCGACCTGGACGAACTGAAGCAGGACATCGAAGAGGTGATGACGACCTCGCAGGAGTGGTGGCCGGCCGACTACGGCCACTACGGGCCGCTCTTCATCCGCATGGCGTGGCATTCCGCCGGGACGTACCGGATCGGCGACGGCCGGGGTGGCGGCGCCTCCGGGACACTCCGCTTCGCGCCGCTCAACAGTTGGCCGGACAACGTCAGCCTGGACAAGGCGCGGCGGCTCCTTTGGCCGGTCAAGCAGAAGTACGGCCGCAAGCTGTCGTGGGCCGACCTGATGATCTTCACCGGCAACTGCGCCCTGGAGTCGATGGGGTTCAGGACGCTCGGTTTCGCCGGCGGTCGCGAGGACGTCTGGGAGCCCGAGGAGGACATCTACTGGGGATCCGAGACGACGTGGCTCGGTGACGAGCGCTACACGGGCGACCGGGAACTCGAGAATCCGCTCGGTGCGGTGCAGATGGGTCTGATCTACGTGAATCCGGAAGGCCCGAACGCCACTCCCGATCCGGTGGCCGCGGCCCGGGACATTCGCGAGACGTTCCGCCGCATGGCGATGAACGACGAAGAGACGGTGGCCCTGATCGCGGGTGGACACACCTTCGGCAAGGCTCACGGCGCCGCCGATGCGGGCCGGTACGTTGGCATCGAACCCGAGGGCGCCGGCCTCGAGGAGCAGGGTCTCGGCTGGAGGAACACCTTCGGCTCCGGCAAGGGCGGCGACACGATCACGAGCGGCCTGGAAGGCGCCTGGACCACCGCACCCGCGGAGTGGGACAACAACTTCTTCGAGAATCTGTTCCGCTACGACTGGGAGCTCATGAAGGGCCCGGGCGGCGCGTACCAGTGGACCCCGAAGGACGATGCGGCGGCCGGTACGGTGCCGGACGCCCACGATGTGTCGAAGCGGCACGCTCCGATGATGTTGACGACGGACCTTTCCCTGAAGGTCGACCCGATCTATGAGCCCATCGCGCGACGCTTCTACGAGAACCCCGCCGAGTTTGCGGACGCCTTTGCCAAGGCGTGGTACAAGCTGACCCATCGCGACATGGGACCGCGCAGCCGCTGCGTTGGTTCGTGGGTTCCGGCGGAGCCCCAGCTCTGGCAGGACCCCGTCCCCGACGTCGACCATGATCTGATCGATGGCCAGGACGTCGCGGCGCTCAAGGCCAGGCTTCTCGCATCCGGGCTGTCCATCTCGCAGTTGGTCTCGACCGCCTGGGCGTCGGCCGCGACGTTCCGCGGCACGGACAAGCGCGGCGGGGCGAACGGAGCGCGGATTCGACTGACGCCCCAGAAGGACTGGGGAGTCAACGATCCGGAACAGCTCGGCGAAGTCCTGCGGACGCTGGAGGCGATCCAGGCGGATTTCAACGACTCGCAATCCGGCGGCAAGCGGGTCTCGCTCGCCGACCTGATCGTCCTGGGCGGGTGCGCGGCCATTGAGCAGGCGGCGTCGAACGCCGGGCACGAGATCGAGGTTTCCTTCTCGCCGGGTCGAACGGACGCGCTGCAGGAGCAGACGGATGTCGAGTCCTTCGCGGTGCTCGAACCGACCGCGGACGGCTTTCGCAACTACATGGCGAACGGTCACCAGCGCCCGGCGGAGGCGCTGCTCGTGGACCGGGCGCAGATGCTGACGCTGACGGCGCCCGAAATGACGGTTCTCGTTGGCGGCCTGCGCGTCCTGGACGCGAACGCCGGTCGGTCCGAGCACGGCGTCTTCACCGAGCGGCCCGGGGCGCTGACGAACGACTTCTTCGTCAACCTGCTCGACATGGGGATCATGTGGGAGCAGTGCTCCTGGCACGAGAGCGTCTTCGAGGGCCGCGACCGCGAAACGAAGGAGGCCAGGTGGACCGGAACCCCCGTCGACCTCGTCTTCGGCTCGAATTCCCAACTCCGGGCGATCGCGGAGGTCTACGCCTGCGACGATTCGCAGGAGATGTTCGTGCGCGACTTCGTGGCTGCCTGGAACAAGGTGATGAACCTGGATCGGTTCGACCTCGCCTGA
- a CDS encoding TIGR03084 family metal-binding protein, which produces MSNFQQIADFRAECDCLAEILEPLADSDFEQPTLFKEWTLHDVVAHLHIFNYAADASIHDHAAFEEFKQFMAARRGRLTLREQTDEWFEGKRNRAVYDVWRAYYPEMCDRLDGVDPRMRVEWFGPPMSARSSITARQMETWAHGQEVFDVLGLDRRETDRIRNIVFLGLNTFGWTYAVRGLDRPDTVPHLRLTAPSGAIWTWNEDEANRIAGEAVEFAQVVTQVRNIADTSLRVIGPIATEWMSMAQCFAGPPETPPAPGTRHKA; this is translated from the coding sequence TTGAGTAACTTCCAACAGATCGCCGACTTCCGGGCCGAATGCGACTGCCTCGCCGAGATTCTGGAGCCCCTTGCGGACAGCGACTTCGAACAGCCCACCCTCTTCAAGGAGTGGACCCTGCACGACGTGGTCGCGCACCTTCACATCTTCAACTACGCCGCCGACGCCTCGATTCACGATCACGCCGCCTTCGAGGAGTTCAAGCAGTTCATGGCCGCACGTCGCGGCCGGCTCACGCTCCGCGAGCAGACCGACGAGTGGTTCGAAGGAAAGCGCAACCGCGCCGTCTACGACGTCTGGCGGGCGTACTACCCGGAGATGTGCGATCGGCTCGACGGGGTCGATCCGAGGATGCGCGTGGAGTGGTTTGGACCACCGATGAGCGCGCGCAGCTCGATCACGGCCCGACAGATGGAGACCTGGGCCCACGGCCAGGAGGTCTTCGACGTGCTCGGGCTGGACCGCCGCGAGACGGACAGGATCAGGAACATCGTGTTCCTGGGACTGAACACCTTCGGTTGGACCTACGCGGTGCGCGGGCTCGACCGGCCAGACACCGTTCCTCACCTGCGTCTGACCGCTCCGTCCGGCGCGATCTGGACCTGGAACGAGGACGAGGCCAATCGGATCGCCGGCGAGGCGGTCGAGTTCGCTCAGGTCGTCACCCAGGTCCGCAACATCGCCGATACGTCGCTCCGGGTCATCGGGCCCATCGCCACCGAGTGGATGAGCATGGCGCAGTGTTTCGCCGGGCCGCCCGAAACGCCGCCCGCCCCGGGCACGCGGCACAAGGCCTAG
- a CDS encoding ABC transporter six-transmembrane domain-containing protein, translating to MEGALSVGLLFRNFRGRILVTWFLVLLENVLWALVPLFIGRAIDALLERRPSALWEVAAILSALIVVATVRRFYDTRCYGTIRVRFGGELVRRSQDAPVSRLNARLGMSREMVDFLEGHVPGVLTGVVQLLVSIAVLFGFDRRLGLAALGALGVIVLVYALFHRRFYRLNGELNAQTELQVSILEQRRLESLVGHLRKLRRSEVRLSDTEAVLYGGIFAAMFAFVLGNVWISATIPMITAGAIFAILSYSWEFVESSIALPIALQEWSRLGEIRDRLNRATEVGEGVT from the coding sequence ATGGAAGGTGCTCTCAGCGTTGGTCTCCTGTTCCGCAACTTCAGGGGACGCATTCTCGTTACCTGGTTCCTCGTCCTGCTCGAGAACGTTCTCTGGGCCCTGGTTCCGCTGTTCATCGGCCGCGCCATCGACGCCCTTTTGGAGCGGCGTCCGAGCGCTCTCTGGGAGGTCGCCGCGATCTTGTCGGCGTTGATCGTGGTCGCCACCGTCCGGCGCTTCTACGACACCCGTTGCTACGGAACGATCCGGGTTCGATTCGGAGGAGAGCTCGTTCGCCGGTCGCAGGACGCGCCGGTGTCGCGGCTCAACGCGCGCCTCGGCATGAGTCGGGAGATGGTCGACTTCCTCGAAGGCCACGTACCCGGGGTGCTCACCGGGGTGGTGCAACTGCTGGTGAGCATCGCCGTCCTCTTCGGCTTCGACCGCCGCCTGGGTCTCGCCGCCCTCGGCGCGCTAGGCGTGATCGTCCTGGTCTACGCGCTCTTCCACCGCCGCTTCTACCGGCTGAACGGCGAACTGAACGCGCAGACCGAACTCCAGGTCTCCATCCTGGAGCAGCGCCGCCTGGAGTCGCTCGTGGGACACCTGAGGAAGCTGCGCCGGAGCGAAGTCCGTCTGTCGGACACGGAGGCCGTCCTCTACGGTGGGATCTTCGCCGCCATGTTCGCCTTCGTCCTCGGCAACGTGTGGATCTCAGCCACGATCCCGATGATCACGGCGGGCGCGATCTTCGCGATTCTCAGCTACTCCTGGGAGTTCGTGGAGTCGAGCATCGCGCTGCCGATCGCGCTTCAGGAATGGTCGCGGCTTGGAGAGATCCGCGATCGGCTGAACCGGGCGACGGAGGTGGGCGAGGGAGTCACCTAG